One Amycolatopsis sp. NBC_00355 genomic window carries:
- a CDS encoding beta-glucosidase H — MSFDVDALLDKLDLDAKASLLAGQDVWSLPPRPEIGLASLVLSDGPVGVRGVRWSPDDPSVTLPSPTALAAAWDPRLAVRAGRLLAQEARRKGVHVLLAPTVNLQRSPLGGRHFECYSEDPLLTGMVGAGYVTGVQDGGVAVTVKHFVANDFETERFTADVRVGERALRELYLAPFELIVRRARPWGIMAAYNSVNGITMTQHAELLNGVLRDEWGFDGFVVSDWLAARDTVASANGGLDVAMPGPRTVFGERLAEAVRDGEVDSAVVDEMVRRVLLLAHRTGALDGATPTLESDVDGDAVAREIAHRSFVLLSNETGVLPLKQPKTIALIGALAADPKILGGGSATVFPDHVVSPLDGLRKAVPAGTELSYAIGADPRTTLPPATDNFRLRATAKAADGTRLAEFPLREARIDWIGELPAGLDLATLASVEIDGTFLPETTGTHTFGLTGPGDLRLVVGGQSLFDGVNLPEGGDVFTSIMQVIEQRRDVELTAGEPVDVSLTYWIPSEMAEFARGTFAWVTFALGHRGPVSDPDAALDEAVALAGKSDVAVVVVGTTAEVESEGFDRTSLALPGRQDELVRRVAEVNPNTVVVVNAGSPVELPWREEVAAVLLTWFPGQAGGDALADVLFGREEPGGRLPTTWPAKLEDAPVTRVTPEESVLPYEEGVYIGYSAWARTEKQPAYWFGHGRGYTTWSYDELDVFPDDEGGAKVRVRLRNTGTRKGREVVQLYLAPTERGDRPHRWLAGFASVEAGPGEAVDAEIAIAPRSVSTWRDGWQHIAGEYVLEASHSYAEPRLSTRTVLQKIR; from the coding sequence CCAGGACGTCTGGAGCCTGCCTCCGCGGCCGGAGATCGGGCTCGCGTCGCTCGTCCTCTCCGACGGCCCCGTCGGCGTCCGCGGGGTGCGGTGGAGCCCGGACGACCCGTCCGTCACCCTGCCCAGCCCGACGGCGCTCGCCGCCGCCTGGGATCCGCGGCTGGCCGTGCGCGCCGGGCGGCTGCTCGCGCAGGAGGCCCGGCGTAAAGGCGTGCACGTGCTCCTCGCGCCCACCGTCAACCTCCAGCGCTCACCGCTGGGCGGCCGGCACTTCGAGTGCTACTCCGAAGATCCCCTCCTCACCGGGATGGTCGGCGCCGGTTACGTCACCGGCGTGCAGGACGGCGGGGTCGCCGTCACGGTCAAGCACTTCGTCGCCAACGACTTCGAGACCGAACGCTTCACCGCCGACGTCCGTGTCGGCGAACGCGCGCTGCGCGAGCTCTACCTCGCGCCGTTCGAACTCATCGTCCGGCGGGCCAGGCCGTGGGGGATCATGGCCGCCTACAACAGCGTCAACGGCATCACGATGACCCAGCACGCCGAACTGCTCAACGGCGTGCTGCGCGACGAATGGGGCTTCGACGGCTTCGTCGTCTCCGACTGGCTGGCCGCGCGCGACACCGTCGCGTCGGCGAACGGCGGCCTCGACGTCGCGATGCCCGGCCCGCGCACCGTGTTCGGCGAACGGCTCGCCGAAGCCGTGCGCGACGGCGAGGTCGACTCCGCCGTCGTCGACGAGATGGTCCGCCGCGTGCTCCTGCTCGCCCACCGGACCGGCGCGCTGGACGGAGCCACGCCGACCCTGGAGTCCGATGTGGACGGTGACGCGGTCGCGCGCGAGATCGCGCACCGGTCGTTCGTGCTGCTCAGCAACGAAACCGGCGTACTGCCCCTCAAGCAACCGAAAACCATCGCCCTGATCGGCGCGCTGGCCGCGGACCCGAAGATCCTCGGCGGCGGCAGCGCCACCGTGTTCCCCGACCATGTCGTCTCCCCTCTCGACGGCCTCCGCAAGGCTGTTCCCGCAGGCACCGAACTCAGTTACGCCATCGGTGCCGATCCGCGGACGACGCTACCGCCGGCCACCGACAATTTCCGGCTCCGCGCCACCGCCAAAGCCGCCGATGGCACCCGATTGGCTGAATTTCCGTTGCGAGAGGCGAGAATCGACTGGATCGGCGAGCTGCCGGCCGGCCTCGACCTGGCCACGCTGGCGAGCGTCGAGATCGACGGCACGTTCCTCCCGGAGACCACCGGCACGCACACCTTCGGCCTCACCGGTCCCGGCGACCTCCGCCTGGTCGTCGGCGGGCAGAGCCTCTTCGACGGCGTCAACCTGCCCGAAGGCGGTGACGTCTTCACGTCGATCATGCAGGTCATCGAGCAGCGGCGGGACGTCGAACTGACCGCGGGCGAGCCGGTCGACGTCAGCCTGACCTACTGGATCCCGTCGGAGATGGCGGAGTTCGCGCGCGGCACCTTCGCGTGGGTGACCTTCGCGCTCGGGCACCGCGGCCCGGTGTCCGACCCGGACGCCGCGCTCGACGAAGCCGTTGCGCTGGCCGGGAAATCCGACGTCGCCGTCGTCGTGGTCGGCACCACCGCCGAGGTCGAGAGCGAGGGGTTCGACCGGACTTCCCTGGCCCTGCCGGGAAGGCAGGACGAACTCGTCCGGCGGGTCGCGGAGGTCAACCCGAACACCGTGGTCGTCGTCAACGCCGGTTCGCCGGTCGAGCTGCCGTGGCGCGAGGAGGTCGCCGCGGTGCTGCTCACCTGGTTCCCCGGCCAGGCCGGCGGGGACGCGCTCGCCGACGTCCTCTTCGGTCGTGAAGAGCCCGGCGGCCGCCTGCCGACGACCTGGCCGGCCAAGCTAGAAGACGCGCCGGTTACGCGCGTGACGCCCGAAGAAAGCGTGCTGCCGTACGAAGAGGGTGTCTACATCGGCTACAGCGCGTGGGCCCGCACCGAGAAGCAACCCGCCTACTGGTTCGGTCACGGCCGGGGCTACACGACCTGGTCCTACGACGAGCTCGACGTCTTCCCCGACGACGAAGGCGGCGCGAAGGTGCGCGTCCGCCTCCGCAACACCGGGACGCGCAAGGGCCGCGAAGTCGTCCAGCTCTACCTGGCCCCGACCGAACGCGGCGACCGGCCGCACCGCTGGCTCGCCGGCTTCGCGAGCGTCGAAGCGGGCCCGGGCGAGGCGGTGGACGCCGAGATCGCGATCGCGCCGCGTTCGGTCTCGACCTGGCGCGACGGCTGGCAGCACATCGCCGGCGAGTACGTCCTCGAGGCTTCGCACTCCTACGCCGAGCCCCGGCTGAGCACGCGGACCGTGCTGCAGAAAATCCGTTGA